In a single window of the Raphanus sativus cultivar WK10039 chromosome 9, ASM80110v3, whole genome shotgun sequence genome:
- the LOC108824080 gene encoding methionine gamma-lyase translates to MAHILDTEHLLAISGKKRNDRDDEDGDATVAKKSSLMACEADPAVALASIRHEFGEHGGVNMSIEASATFTVMEPDTMRRMFAGELGPENDFFVYSRHFNPTVLNLSRKMAALEGTQAAYCTSSGMAAISSVLLQLCSSGGHVVASKTLYGGTHALLSHFLPRTCNITTSFVDITDHGAVADAIVEGRTHVLYFESMANPTLTVADTPELSRIAHEKGVMVVVDNTFTPMVLSPVKFGADVVVHSISKFISGGADIIAGAVCGSEKLVKGMMDLRGGSLMLLGPTMNAKVAFELSERIPHLGLRMKEHSRRAQVYAERMRELGMKVIYPGLKDHPHHKLATEMVNREYGYGGLLSIDMETEERANKLMTYLQNATQFGLMAVSLGYYETLMSCSSSSTSSELDPSQKAAAGISPGLVRMSVGYAGTLEQKWTQFEKAFIRM, encoded by the exons ATGGCCCATATCCTCGATACCGAACATCTCCTCGCAATCTCCGGGAAGAAACGAAACGACCGCGATGACGAAGACGGAGACGCCACGGTTGCAAAGAAATCTTCACTGATGGCATGTGAAGCTGACCCCGCTGTGGCGCTTGCAAGCATCCGACACGAATTCGGGGAACACGGCGGAGTGAACATGTCCATCGAGGCCTCCGCTACCTTCACGGTCATGGAACCGGACACCATGAGGCGGATGTTCGCAGGAGAACTGGGACCAGAAAATGACTTCTTCGTATACAGCCGACACTTCAACCCCACCGTGCTCAACCTCAGCCGCAAGATGGCTGCTCTCGAAGGCACTCAAGCCGCCTACTGTACCTCAAGCG GTATGGCGGCGATTTCGTCGGTCCTGCTGCAACTATGCAGCAGTGGGGGACACGTGGTGGCTTCAAAGACGCTCTACGGAGGAACACACGCTTTGCTCTCTCATTTCTTGCCACGGACCTGCAACATAACCACGTCTTTCGTGGACATAACGGACCATGGCGCGGTGGCAGACGCGATCGTCGAGGGTAGGACTCATGTCCTCTATTTTGAGTCGATGGCCAACCCGACGCTGACTGTGGCCGACACACCTGAGTTGAGCCGTATAGCACACGAGAAGGGCGTGATGGTGGTTGTGGACAATACCTTTACCCCCATGGTGCTGTCTCCGGTCAAGTTTGGAGCAGATGTGGTGGTTCACAGTATCTCCAAATTCATCAGTGGTGGGGCCGACATCATCGCAG GGGCCGTGTGTGGGAGCGAGAAGCTGGTGAAAGGGATGATGGATCTGCGTGGCGGGTCTCTGATGCTGCTGGGTCCTACCATGAACGCCAAGGTGGCATTTGAGCTCTCTGAGCGAATCCCTCACTTGGGCCTCCGCATGAAAGAGCACAGCCGCAGGGCCCAAGTGTATGCAGAGAGAATGAGAGAGCTGGGGATGAAAGTGATATACCCGGGCCTCAAGGACCATCCGCACCACAAGCTGGCTACAGAAATGGTGAACCGAGAGTACGGATACGGAGGGTTGTTGTCAATAGACATGGAGACGGAGGAAAGAGCCAACAAGCTCATGACGTATCTCCAAAACGCCACACAGTTCGGACTCATGGCCGTCAGTTTGGGTTACTACGAGACTCTCATGTCTTGCTCCAGTAGCAGCACCAGCAGCGAGCTCGACCCCTCCCAGAAAGCAGCCGCAGGTATCTCTCCTGGCCTTGTACGAATGTCTGTGGGGTATGCGGGTACATTGGAGCAGAAGTGGACACAATTCGAGAAGGCTTTCATCAGAATGTAA
- the LOC108825594 gene encoding mavicyanin, giving the protein MGMMSLSSVMVLVMILLVQVSSTQYKVGNLDAWGIPVDDKVYSKWPKSHSFKIGDSLLFLYPPSEDSMIQVTPSNFKSCNTKDPILYMNDGNSLFNLTQNGTFYFTSGQPGHCLKYQKLIVSVGTYSAEADALSPSSSADADAPSYQNAFGSIPLSQKSSSSSLQFSTVVASLACAVVVGALM; this is encoded by the exons atgggaaTGATGAGTTTGAGCAGCGTAATGGTTTTGGTGATGATACTGTTAGTGCAAGTGTCTTCGACGCAGTACAAAGTTGGGAACTTGGACGCATGGGGTATTCCGGTTGACGATAAAGTCTACTCCAAATGGCCCAAATCTCACTCTTTCAAGATCGGTGACTCCCTCT TGTTCTTGTACCCACCAAGCGAAGATTCAATGATTCAAGTGACACCTTCCAACTTCAAGAGCTGCAACACCAAAGATCCAATCTTGTACATGAACGACGGCAACTCTCTCTTCAACCTCACCCAAAACGGAACCTTTTACTTCACCAGCGGACAGCCTGGCCACTGTCTAAAGTACCAGAAGCTCATTGTCTCCGTCGGCACTTACTCCGCCGAAGCTGACGCCTTGTCTCCTTCGTCTTCTGCCGATGCCGATGCTCCCTCTTACCAAAACGCATTTGGATCTATCCCACTCTCTCAgaaatcttcttcttcgtcgctGCAATTCTCCACCGTCGTTGCTTCTCTGGCCTGCGCTGTCGTCGTCGGTGCTCTCATGTGA
- the LOC108827383 gene encoding probable lysophospholipase BODYGUARD 1, giving the protein MPSSTRLTLHSMGFSRWLNRTVGFFVFFILDIVDFLLCFTYRTLDFFFESEWKPCYCCPPPEAKQAAAGGSRGRKMIVSERSGDYSKVVSLTRTKIHLDEISETLYSRPSLLAKLVKCFKKNAVECSDERSSSTKKKRLTVNSTVVEKLPRTPRWSDCHCTFCTSWLSSSSPSLFVNVQQPKDNKAQENVVFIHGFLSSSTFWTETLFPNFSDSAKSNYRFLAVDLLGYGKSPKPNDSLYTLKEHLEMIERSVISQFRLKTFHVVAHSLGCILALALAAKHPGAIKSITLLAPPYYSVPKGVQATKYVMRRMAPKEVWPPMAFAASVASWYEHLSRTVSLVLCKNHHLLEFLTKLLTRNRMRTYLIEGFLCHTHNASWHTLHNIIFGSGSKVEGYLDHVRDNVNCDVAVFHGGRDDLIPVECSYGVKRKVPRARIHIVPDKDHITIVVGRQKEFARELELIWRRSTTT; this is encoded by the exons ATGCCATCCTCCACAAGACTCACACTCCACAGCATGGGCTTTTCACGGTGGCTCAATCGCACTGTGggcttcttcgtcttcttcatcctcGACATTGTCGATTTCTTGCTTTGCTTTACGTACAGGACGCTTGATTTCTTCTTCGAGTCGGAGTGGAAACCCTGCTACTGTTGTCCGCCGCCCGAGGCCAAACAAGCGGCGGCTGGAGGGAGCAGAGGCAGAAAGATGATAGTCTCGGAAAGATCAGGAGACTACTCAAAGGTGGTCTCGCTTACGAGAACAAAGATCCATTTGGATGAGATCTCCGAGACACTTTACTCACGTCCTTCACTTCTCGCCAAGCTGGTGAAGTGTTTCAAAAAGAATGCTGTGGAATGCAGTGACGAGAGATCATCGTCGACTAAGAAGAAAAGACTAACCGTAAATTCCACGGTGGTCGAGAAGTTGCCGAGAACACCAAGATGGTCTGATTGCCATTGCACATTCTGCACTTCTTGGCTTTCCTCTTCCAGCCCTTCTCTCTTTGTCAATGTCCAACAACCCAAAG ACAACAAGGCACAAGAGAACGTAGTTTTCATACATGGGTTCTTATCATCATCCACGTTTTGGACGGAGACTCTGTTCCCAAACTTCTCCGACTCAGCCAAATCGAATTACAGGTTTTTAGCAGTGGATTTGTTGGGGTACGGGAAAAGTCCAAAGCCAAATGATTCGCTTTATACATTGAAAGAGCATTTAGAAATGATAGAGAGATCAGTGATCTCTCAATTCAGACTCAAGACATTTCACGTAGTGGCTCACTCCTTGGGCTGCATTTTGGCTCTTGCGCTTGCGGCAAAACACCCAGGAGCCATCAAGTCAATCACTCTATTGGCTCCT CCATATTATTCGGTGCCCAAGGGAGTGCAAGCGACAAAGTATGTGATGAGAAGAATGGCGCCCAAGGAAGTGTGGCCTCCGATGGCCTTTGCAGCCTCAGTGGCTAGCTGGTACGAGCACCTTAGCCGCAccgtcagtctagtcctttgcAAGAACCACCACTTGTTGGAGTTTCTCACCAAGCTACTCACCAGAAACAG GATGCGGACGTACTTAATAGAAGGGTTCTTGTGTCATACACACAATGCATCGTGGCACACACTACACAACATTATCTTCGGATCGGGAAGCAAGGTAGAAGGTTATCTTGACCATGTCCGTGACAACGTGAACTGTGACGTCGCCGTCTTCCACGGTGGCCGCGATGACCTTATCCCGGTGGAGTGCAGTTACGGCGTCAAGAGGAAAGTTCCACGCGCCAGAATTCACATAGTCCCCGATAAAGACCACATAACCATTGTGGTTGGGAGGCAGAAGGAGTTCGCTAGGGAGCTTGAGCTCATCTGGCGCAGATCCACTACTActtaa